The proteins below are encoded in one region of Herpetosiphon gulosus:
- a CDS encoding sugar transferase, producing the protein MARRVDWMMSDWSTSQPIFSQRDVRQTTSRLALTLLDGCLILVAFAVAHWLRYDVRLGRDIYDPASYRQLSAFYPMMLVFMLTLISTLHWRGFYRLPRSASAFDSFSIIVTSTTIALALTVMWLFINRADLWSRLIMVFVWFCVIVALTIGRISLRMLRRWAWRRGVGLEQVVVVGNRGLAKQVMEELQYTLDHGHHLLGYVEGPPDDRDDVAAPGEQFRWLGTLSQFEQIMRQRHVDQVIIALPFWAHTSLPEVVAICRKFNIEFRVAPDLYELSFDRVSIQRLSTIPLLRLKKNVIRGWNYVFKRSTDLLMIGLTAPIWATIWGLAALMIKLSDPQAPVVFRQPRIGKHGQTFMVYKLRTMVPNAEALKKSLMDQNEAEGALFKIKDDPRVTRLGRILRKLSIDELPQLYNVLRGEMSLVGPRPQVPDEVAQYQEWHYRRLEVTPGLTGLWQASGRSNTTFDDMVRLDIYYTEHWSLWLDLRIMILTIPAVLFGRGAY; encoded by the coding sequence ATGGCAAGACGAGTCGATTGGATGATGAGCGATTGGTCTACCAGCCAACCGATTTTTTCGCAGCGCGATGTGCGTCAAACCACATCGCGGCTGGCTCTGACCTTGCTCGATGGATGTTTGATTTTGGTAGCCTTTGCCGTAGCGCACTGGCTACGCTATGATGTCCGCTTAGGCCGCGATATTTACGACCCAGCTTCATATCGCCAACTCTCGGCCTTCTACCCGATGATGTTGGTGTTTATGCTGACGCTGATTAGCACGTTGCATTGGCGCGGGTTTTATCGCCTGCCACGTTCAGCCTCAGCCTTCGATTCATTCAGTATTATTGTTACTAGCACCACAATTGCCCTCGCTCTTACGGTTATGTGGCTGTTTATCAATCGCGCCGATTTATGGTCGCGCTTGATTATGGTGTTTGTTTGGTTCTGCGTAATTGTGGCGCTGACAATTGGCCGGATTAGTTTGCGGATGTTGCGGCGTTGGGCTTGGCGACGTGGCGTTGGTTTAGAACAAGTCGTGGTGGTTGGCAATCGTGGCCTTGCCAAACAGGTGATGGAAGAGTTGCAGTATACGCTCGATCATGGCCATCATTTGTTGGGCTATGTTGAAGGTCCGCCCGATGATCGCGATGATGTGGCCGCACCTGGCGAGCAATTTCGCTGGCTTGGCACGCTCAGCCAATTTGAGCAGATTATGCGTCAGCGCCATGTCGATCAGGTGATTATTGCCCTACCATTTTGGGCGCATACCAGCTTACCCGAAGTCGTGGCAATTTGCCGTAAGTTCAACATTGAATTTCGGGTCGCCCCCGATTTATATGAACTCAGCTTCGATCGGGTCAGCATTCAGCGCTTGAGCACGATTCCGCTGTTGCGCTTGAAAAAGAATGTGATTCGCGGCTGGAACTATGTGTTCAAACGCAGCACCGATTTGCTGATGATTGGTCTGACTGCGCCAATTTGGGCCACAATTTGGGGCTTGGCCGCCTTGATGATTAAACTTTCTGATCCGCAAGCTCCAGTAGTGTTTCGCCAACCACGCATCGGCAAGCATGGCCAAACCTTTATGGTCTACAAATTGCGCACGATGGTGCCCAATGCCGAGGCGCTCAAAAAGAGTCTGATGGATCAAAATGAGGCCGAGGGGGCACTCTTCAAAATCAAAGACGACCCACGGGTTACTCGCTTGGGCCGGATTTTGCGCAAACTCAGCATCGACGAACTACCCCAACTCTACAATGTGCTGCGCGGCGAGATGAGCTTGGTTGGCCCACGTCCGCAAGTGCCCGACGAAGTGGCCCAATATCAAGAATGGCATTATCGGCGCTTGGAAGTAACCCCAGGTTTGACTGGTTTATGGCAAGCTTCAGGCCGCTCCAACACGACTTTTGATGATATGGTGCGCTTGGATATTTATTACACCGAGCACTGGTCGCTCTGGCTTGATCTGCGAATTATGATTCTGACCATTCCGGCGGTACTATTCGGTCGCGGCGCATACTAA
- the obgE gene encoding GTPase ObgE, which produces MSDFIDRALITVKAGDGGDGMATFRREKYVPRGGPDGGDGGRGGSVYLEVSPHLNTLLPFRFETHFEADKGLNAGRQRKRGRTGEDTFIRVPPGTIVSAEIEGEIQTVDLLFPGQKLLVARGGKGGLGNTHFATASNQVPRIAELGQPGEERELQLELKVIADVGLVGFPNAGKSTLLSMVSAARPKIANYPFTTLSPNLGVAELNDFTFVVADIPGLIEGASRGVGLGHDFLRHIERTRILVHVLDAAGTEGRDPFEDFLTINAELKAYSSELAQRPQLVALNKTDIPDAEAFDELMRPQIIAWGIDPENIFPISAATNQGLQPLQRRIVDILREMPERITRLPYSEEILTFRFSNIDPNDFWLETEEDGVLRVHGEKIERLVSMTNFAQSESLDRLQRVLEAMGVSAALFAAGVRHGDPVRIEKAELLWQDESIG; this is translated from the coding sequence ATGTCTGATTTTATAGATCGTGCGCTGATTACAGTCAAAGCTGGTGATGGTGGCGATGGTATGGCCACCTTCCGCCGAGAAAAATATGTTCCGCGTGGCGGCCCCGATGGTGGCGATGGTGGCCGTGGCGGGAGTGTCTATCTTGAGGTAAGCCCCCATTTAAATACGCTATTGCCTTTTCGTTTTGAAACCCATTTTGAAGCCGATAAGGGCTTGAACGCTGGTCGTCAGCGCAAACGTGGCCGTACTGGCGAAGATACGTTTATTCGTGTGCCACCTGGCACAATTGTTAGCGCCGAAATTGAAGGCGAAATTCAAACTGTCGATTTGTTGTTTCCAGGCCAAAAATTGTTGGTAGCGCGTGGCGGTAAGGGCGGTTTGGGCAATACCCACTTTGCCACTGCCTCGAATCAAGTGCCACGGATTGCCGAGCTTGGCCAGCCTGGCGAAGAGCGCGAATTACAACTTGAATTAAAAGTCATTGCTGATGTTGGTTTGGTCGGCTTCCCTAACGCGGGCAAATCGACCTTGCTCTCAATGGTCAGCGCTGCGCGTCCGAAAATTGCTAATTATCCGTTTACCACGCTTTCGCCCAATTTAGGCGTAGCCGAACTTAACGATTTTACCTTTGTGGTGGCCGATATCCCAGGTTTGATCGAAGGAGCTAGCCGTGGGGTTGGGCTAGGCCACGATTTCTTGCGCCATATCGAGCGCACGCGGATTTTGGTGCATGTGCTCGATGCTGCTGGCACTGAAGGCCGCGATCCCTTTGAAGATTTCTTGACAATCAACGCTGAACTCAAGGCCTACTCCAGCGAATTGGCTCAACGCCCGCAACTGGTCGCCTTGAACAAAACCGATATTCCCGATGCCGAGGCTTTTGACGAATTGATGCGTCCGCAAATTATCGCTTGGGGCATTGATCCAGAAAATATCTTTCCAATTTCGGCAGCAACCAACCAAGGCCTGCAACCGTTGCAACGCCGGATTGTTGATATTCTGCGTGAAATGCCCGAACGGATTACCCGCCTGCCGTACAGTGAGGAAATTCTGACCTTCCGCTTCAGCAATATCGACCCGAATGATTTCTGGCTCGAAACTGAGGAAGATGGTGTGTTACGTGTCCATGGCGAGAAAATTGAACGGCTTGTTTCAATGACGAACTTTGCCCAAAGCGAATCGCTCGATCGGCTCCAACGGGTGTTGGAAGCGATGGGCGTTTCAGCAGCGTTGTTTGCTGCTGGTGTGCGCCATGGCGATCCTGTGCGGATTGAAAAAGCTGAGTTGTTATGGCAAGACGAGTCGATTGGATGA
- a CDS encoding NYN domain-containing protein, which yields MRTSIYVDGFNFYYGALKRTAYKWLNLQQLAQKMLPNNTITEIKYFTAHVSSRSHDPDQGTRQQAYIRALKTIPNLSVILGRFLTNECMMPLAQVQGKQQFVKVIKTEEKGSDVNIAVHLINDAYQGRFDVAVLITNDSDLCEAIKIVRSQLALTVGLLNPHAKPSHALQKEASFVKSIRKGVLATSQFPDVMLDSVGTFTKPKDW from the coding sequence TTGAGAACCAGTATTTATGTAGATGGATTTAATTTTTATTATGGCGCATTAAAACGTACCGCATATAAATGGCTTAATTTACAACAATTGGCTCAAAAGATGTTACCTAATAATACTATTACTGAGATTAAGTATTTTACTGCACATGTATCAAGTAGATCTCATGATCCAGATCAGGGAACTCGTCAACAAGCATATATTAGAGCATTGAAGACTATACCAAACCTTTCAGTGATTCTTGGACGTTTTCTGACGAACGAATGCATGATGCCTTTGGCACAGGTACAAGGTAAACAACAGTTTGTAAAAGTTATAAAAACTGAAGAAAAAGGTTCCGATGTAAATATCGCAGTTCATTTAATTAATGATGCATATCAAGGAAGGTTTGATGTAGCAGTCTTAATTACAAATGATTCAGACCTCTGTGAAGCTATTAAAATCGTTCGTTCTCAATTAGCATTAACTGTTGGCTTACTTAACCCACATGCAAAACCTAGCCATGCCCTTCAAAAAGAAGCTAGTTTTGTAAAATCTATTCGCAAAGGTGTACTAGCTACTAGTCAATTTCCTGATGTTATGTTGGATAGTGTCGGAACATTTACAAAACCAAAAGATTGGTAG